Within Rhododendron vialii isolate Sample 1 chromosome 12a, ASM3025357v1, the genomic segment AATCTGAACAAATAGGAGGAAAACTAAAACAGAAGCACATCAGTAGTATAAATCACAACCCAATAACCAATTTCATTTCGTGTGCAAGAAACACACAAGGTATTGAGAATCATATGCAATTGATCATTTACATCCCAAAGGTAATTTCCAATTGAAAAAACTGTATAGCACAAGATTGTAATTTGTATATTCTCATGAACAGTGAGACTCACAAGTGGATACATGTACAAAAAGTCAGTCAATAACCAATAGTATCACCAATAGGTTGGAGTTACTTTACAGAAAGGAAGCAGAGTAGATTGTCCGTCAAATGTCAATGTTTCTACGTCCAGATCTACCTATGGCCTTCACTTGAGTATGcaattctttttcaaaaccaGTTTGAAGATTGTAATCTGCGAGTGTCCTCTGTACAAAACTATCTGGCAATATGTTGTCTCCCAGCATACGGTTATATACCATCGTGGCTTCCGCTAACCGTCCAACTTCACAGTAACCCCGGATCAAAATGCCATATGCTACCACATCAGGTAATAAACCCTGGTTTAAAGCACAATCGAATATATTAGAAGCTTCCTCCACAAGTCCCCTTTTGCATAGACCATCAATCAAGATGCTGTAACTCACAATATTTGGAGAGACATTCTGCCGTAGCATCTCCTCATGAAGCTCAAAAGCATTTTCCATACAATAGGATTTGAAGTGGCCGTCAATCAAACAACTATAAGTGACCACATTGGGTTCCGGACCTTTTTCAATCATTGTGGAGAATAACAACATGGCGTCATCCATTTGTCCTTCTTTACAGAAAGCATCAATAAGAATGGTGAAAGTTATGGCAGTGGGTTGGATCAAGCCGCGTTTCAGCTCTTCATAAAGTTGAACAGCCATGCTCAACATTTTCCAAGAGGAGTAGCCACAAATCATTGTGTTGTATGTCACAATATTCGGTTGTGGCCCACAGTCATGAACCTTCTTGAAAAGTTCCAATGCATTTTTTAACCGACCTTCCTTGAAAAACATGTTAATGAGAACATTGTAAATGGTAATGTCAGGATTTACTCCATTTTTTAGCATCAGCTCAAAAATCTGGAGCGCGGCTTTTGGATTCTTTTGTTTGCAGAATCCATCAATGAGAGCACAATACGCTACAAGGTCCAGAGAAAAACCCCTCTTCAGCATTTGGAAGAAAAGAATTAATGCCTCAAGTGGCCTCCCTTTCTCCGTTGTCCCTTTAATGAGCACAGTATAAGTTACTAAGTCGGGAATTATGGTGTACATACCCATATGGACATATAGCTTCACAGCCTCCTTTATTTGATTCAATCTACACCAACCATCAATTAAGCTGTTGAAAATAAACACATTTGGTCTCAAACCTCTCTTCACAGCCCCATAGAAGAATTTAAGAGCATCAACCATCTGCCCTTGTTTGCTAAGAGCACTTACAAGGACACCATAAACAATAACATCAGGAATATGGCCCTTATTTACCATATCCTCGTACAAGTCAaatccatctttcaaatttCCCTGTTTGCAGAAGCCATCAATGAGACAACTATAAGTGCAAACAGACTGCTCAATTCCTTGTTTCATAATCTGACC encodes:
- the LOC131310873 gene encoding putative pentatricopeptide repeat-containing protein At1g31840, with product MAVVLASTSASSRKVLPLLLKPFSTSPLFAFSSISHYSSLTKTLVVDQITRAFRQENLKLLNPKTLSELRPHHVEPILFHLRSRPSSAIRFFEWSENFLGFNHSFESFCGLAHVLLSKRMFDSARWVFDKMVGKFGNLDAFSVLERGFKSYGSNPSTVYSFLVGNYCRVGMVDRSVEIFVRMSESGIPVSPYALSTLLSSLVDSKWIDDILDVYGKMGNGLREEQSLCINVYDFVMNGFFLKDEVEMGFCFHSAMIERGFFIDIVTCNKVIKRLCKGNSIAVASKYFSLIAKVGPKPSLVTFSTLINWYCQDSQMEEAFDLYELMITMGIAPDLIVYSILIDGLFRVGKLEEGHRLLLAALDRGIKLDVVIFSSVVNAHVRIGHLEKGIEIYNRMLEEGIMPTIVTYSILINGLCQKGRLLEACGLFGQIMKQGIEQSVCTYSCLIDGFCKQGNLKDGFDLYEDMVNKGHIPDVIVYGVLVSALSKQGQMVDALKFFYGAVKRGLRPNVFIFNSLIDGWCRLNQIKEAVKLYVHMGMYTIIPDLVTYTVLIKGTTEKGRPLEALILFFQMLKRGFSLDLVAYCALIDGFCKQKNPKAALQIFELMLKNGVNPDITIYNVLINMFFKEGRLKNALELFKKVHDCGPQPNIVTYNTMICGYSSWKMLSMAVQLYEELKRGLIQPTAITFTILIDAFCKEGQMDDAMLLFSTMIEKGPEPNVVTYSCLIDGHFKSYCMENAFELHEEMLRQNVSPNIVSYSILIDGLCKRGLVEEASNIFDCALNQGLLPDVVAYGILIRGYCEVGRLAEATMVYNRMLGDNILPDSFVQRTLADYNLQTGFEKELHTQVKAIGRSGRRNIDI